The genomic stretch AGAAATGCGTTGGCTGGAGTTAAGCGAGATTGTGTAACCATGATTGAAAAGATTGAGCGATTTTCTTGAACCACGAAGACACAACGGCACAAAGGAACACAAAGAAAAAATCTGAAAACGTTCGCCAGTCATTCCGAACGAGGAACGAGAGAGGAATCTCATGTAAATAAAAAAGCCAATCAAAATTGATTGGCTTTTTTATTACTTAACGCAACCTCTTAAAGATTCGCTTTGATTTTGTTTTCCAAAATAGAACGCGGAACTGCGCCTATTTGTTTGTCCACAACTTCCCCGTTTTTCAAAAACAAAATTGCAGGAATAGATGTGATGCCGTATTTAATGCTCACTTCAGGGTTGTGGTCCACGTTCAGTTTGCCTACTTTCACTTGTCCGTCGTACTCTTTTGCAAGTTCTTCTACAACAGGTCCGATTGCACGGCAAGGTCCGCACCATTCAGCC from Arachidicoccus sp. BS20 encodes the following:
- the trxA gene encoding thioredoxin is translated as MALEFTDANFDTEVLANDKLTVVDFWAEWCGPCRAIGPVVEELAKEYDGQVKVGKLNVDHNPEVSIKYGITSIPAILFLKNGEVVDKQIGAVPRSILENKIKANL